One part of the Pseudomonadota bacterium genome encodes these proteins:
- a CDS encoding ABC transporter permease subunit: MSWISRPSPLPTLGGLLAALLVGLMVLPFAALALSSSLEDVVAGTAHPLFAPALWLSLRTTLVSLTLTLLMGTPLAWWLASSSCRAARITEVMVELPIVIPPAVVGVALLQTFGRRGLLGPALDSAGIAVPFTDKAVLLAQIVVSSPFFVQAAANAFRKIEPDMLIVARTLGASPAVAFLRVALPVALPGLVVGASLAWARALGEFGATLLFAGNMTG; the protein is encoded by the coding sequence GTGAGCTGGATCTCCCGGCCTTCACCGCTGCCGACGTTGGGAGGCCTCCTCGCTGCGCTGCTGGTGGGGTTGATGGTGCTGCCGTTCGCGGCGCTCGCCTTGTCGAGCTCGCTCGAGGACGTCGTCGCCGGTACGGCGCACCCCCTGTTCGCGCCTGCGTTGTGGCTGAGCCTGCGAACGACGCTGGTGAGCCTCACGCTCACGCTGCTCATGGGGACTCCGCTCGCGTGGTGGCTGGCGTCGTCGTCTTGTCGTGCTGCCCGGATCACCGAAGTGATGGTCGAGCTTCCGATCGTGATCCCTCCAGCGGTCGTGGGGGTCGCGCTCCTGCAGACCTTTGGCCGAAGAGGACTGCTGGGGCCCGCCCTCGACAGCGCCGGAATCGCCGTGCCCTTCACGGACAAGGCCGTGCTCCTGGCGCAGATCGTGGTGTCGTCGCCCTTCTTCGTTCAGGCCGCGGCCAACGCCTTCAGGAAGATCGAGCCGGACATGCTGATCGTCGCGCGCACGCTGGGCGCATCGCCAGCCGTCGCCTTTCTGCGCGTCGCCTTGCCGGTGGCCCTGCCCGGGCTCGTCGTCGGTGCCTCGCTCGCGTGGGCGCGTGCGCTTGGCGAGTTCGGCGCGACGTTGCTGTTTGCCGGCAACATGACCGGCA